From a region of the Drosophila ananassae strain 14024-0371.13 chromosome XL, ASM1763931v2, whole genome shotgun sequence genome:
- the LOC6503906 gene encoding MAP kinase-activating death domain protein isoform X8: MSDQQRASLCPRLVDYMAIVGAHTTPPMPKGLQGLKAPPVQVPDLLRRYPPSDHADFPLPLDMVYFCQPEGCTSVGPRRTGSAIRDMTSFVFALTDKDSGKTRYGICVNFYRPIERPSSAAGGAGVGGDRSGNGGGHGGGGGAGGGGGGGRGGRRSSAFRRESWRKSMERSSDSAFSSDYRSNVAPSDSDRELTSRRDSDQQRLHHQSQHHHQGHHGHPGHPGHHHVPKLGLMAPSADSESGGSHSPSPRASRKRTKLRNQSLTSLCIISHHPFFTTFRECLFILKKLIDACNESSSPKRVGASQKINRDNVWTVLTGHASEATPSIVLHDVREIETWILRLLSTPVPVPGSTRVEVEVLSPTVHEPLLFALPDHTRFSLVDFPLHLPLELLGVETCLKVWTLIMQENKVLFQSRDYNALSMSVMAFVTMLYPLEYMFPVIPLLPTCLSCAEQLLLAPTPFVIGVPASFLVYKKNFRLPDDIWVVDLDSTKLTPPTGGYEEIPPLPEPEGTILKNHLKQAMLLMDEAGLGALTSMTATNQAVSSQQLLPSVRDSLQEPPLLGVSQVRLPLQTPPHSAQASQRNSVSAQGTISSRQPSPMNSPALNPFVYGTDVDSVDVATRVAMVRFFNAQNTLANFAEHTRTLRLYPRPVVAFQINSFLRSRPRASQFLNQFARTQAVEFLAEWSLTPTNVAFLRVQTGVMDPMQVGDKPKWFAHALTPIRFSVWDDGSSLNGALRSLKQLECQPTDESGSDSEGADSSSSSYSSLSDFVSEMASSDLSPSLHDVFGSYNRPHVVPQTLSSNLDPALVYHPPSKLQYPEGIQDAAASKKEEEEEDERADSPVSSSSSRSDLSSPSFNRDSEFDFQPKGSAQAGVPGPGAGGGAGFELATRLEATIKLASVEQEAEPDTRSSKVPPGKLQRHPSDSERHEKKLPPPLTPPIKQPGVSNILARTGSSGSSSSSPGRQSSQSSLFENFASHAKELVRETTRQSSQEGLLAHVDKHAQDEDLDDKMRHTFEKFTLHAKKAAGEASKQALEVSKQAAGVSKNTLEDLTYVGKSTLGDLTKTAKEAATKKGIIKIEDHHGGPPSSPVPGGSVPPLKAPPGSQLATQKQVQQSGGTGGNNFFSSIGSDFNGLASSTSTMFSGMFGKKNQQKQAAVPHKAPVPSAKAKTGGLNFDPFPGRKGLVERTPLIKHSGPRQTQEELTRQQNQERSHSNAENQAFLKDVTNQVLAGEGVGWLKLNRFKKLMEDESYRTLVLSKLNKTLDKKIAPDDHIDDVCVTKPIWKGMLKCVQAIAAGLDVTFGNYGLGGMASVFQLMEVAHTHYWSKEINDGSDMSSSLLSSHAASPMGSRENLRSPSSPNGSHSGLGSEWASPQESRKSSTQLPPSGAGAGGTPAANRRLSSADSQDGQSTTEMFKDMLSQKRSALKNMLTSFDSDTTTSKDSKKSTGNLWSGKSTLSAGFRYTGGHLINTSSSPSPDSPRVYLFEGLLGKDRLNLWNQMQFWEDAFLDAVSQERDMIGMDQGPIEMMERYKSLSESERKRLEHDEDRLLSTMLYNLTAILVMLNVSKDEIRRKIRRLLGKSHIGLVYSQEVHNVVDQINNLNGNDIDLKPLGSRLLHRQSFTVHQGTDVNGPLRFMEVRDDGLVLRSVDGTIVERWWYERLVNMTYSPKTKLLCLWRRNGGQTQLHKYYTRKCKELYNCIKEAMERGGTPTNVPELGGEFPVQDMNTGEGGLLQVCLEGVGLLFSNSKDFEFFVRLDHIRKCFTQKGGIFVLEEYNPKTRNLIQRKYQSSMSDQICYSVLCVFSYVAAGQDQKKNPVVITPQIQDIHAQQKQKHQQQQQKQQPHPSPQSHPGPSAASTPPPVQAKPKAQGGTGGNISIRHTVPMQKPTITMSTVQPQARMPLQTVAPPPVAAAAPPPPGKLPQLPPRVPSQPSTESLASISSPPPKLRTGPPPAIPPRTGAIARSGSVPAASRAFVRQASANSTPPQYTPQPPPPFVIPKRHGGGLARASTLSAAPASASSGSPFGHAHPQAQQRASHGSVAASVLQSMPETEPGYGSGSGSGSSSGSGSASGSIASASPLAHRKH; this comes from the exons ATGTCGGACCAGCAGAGAGCCTCCCTGTGTCCCCGCCTGGTGGATTACATGGCCATTGTGGGGGCCCACACGACGCCGCCCATGCCGAAGGGCCTCCAGGGCCTCAAGGCCCCTCCCGTGCAG GTGCCCGATCTACTGCGACGGTATCCGCCCTCCGATCATGCCGACTTCCCCCTGCCCCTGGACATGGTCTACTTCTGCCAGCCGGAGGGCTGCACCAGCGTAGGACCCCGGCGCACGGGATCCGCCATCCGGGACATGACCTCCTTCGTCTTCGCCCTGACGGACAAGGACTCGGGCAAGACGCGCTACGGCATCTGCGTGAACTTTTACAGGCCCATCGAGCGTCCCAGCTCCGCGGCTGGAGGGGCGGGAGTTGGGGGCGACCGGTCGGGCAACGGTGGCGGTCACGGAGGTGGCGGCGGAgctggaggcggtggcggcggtggCCGGGGCGGCAGGCGCTCCTCGGCCTTCAGACGCGAGTCCTGGCGGAAGAGCATGGAGCGCAGCTCGGACTCCGCTTTTAGCAG CGACTACAGAAGTAACGTAGCGCCCAGCGATTCGGACCGTGAACTAACCTCGCGCCGCGACTCCGACCAGCAGCGGCTGCACCACCAGtcgcagcaccaccaccagggCCACCACGGCCACCCCGGCCATCCGGGCCACCACCACGTGCCCAAGCTCGGCCTGATGGCCCCCTCGGCGGACTCGGAGTCGGGGGGCAGCCACTCGCCCTCGCCGCGCGCCTCGCGGAAGCGGACGAAGCTGCGCAACCAGTCGCTCACCTCGCTCTGCATCATCTCGCACCACCCGTTCTTCACCACCTTCCGGGAGTGCCTGTTCATCCTGAAGAAGCTGATCGATGCCTGCAACGAGTCCTCCTCCCCGAAGCGGGTGGGCGCCTCCCAGAAGATCAACAGGGACAATGTGTGGACGGTGCTGACGGGACATGCCAGCGAGGCCACGCCCTCGATTGTCCTGCACGATGTGCGGGAGATCGAGACCTGGATCCTGCGACTGCTCTCGACTCCGGTCCCAGTTCCAGGTTCCACCAGAGTAGAG GTCGAGGTACTATCCCCCACGGTGCACGAACCCTTGCTCTTCGCCCTGCCAGACCACACACGCTTCTCGCTGGTGGACTTTCCGCTCCACCTGCCCCTGGAGCTGCTCGGCGTGGAGACCTGCCTGAAGGTCTGGACCCTGATCATGCAGGAGAACAAGGTGCTGTTCCAGTCGCGCGACTACAACGCCCTGTCGATGTCGGTCATGGCCTTCGTCACCATGCTGTATCCCCTGGAGTACATGTTTCCGGTGATCCCGCTCCTGCCCACCTGCCTGAGCTGCGCGGAACAGTTGCTGCTGGCGCCCACTCCTTTCGTGATCGGAGTGCCGGCCTCCTTCCTGGTCTACAAGAAGAACTTCCG CCTACCGGATGATATCTGGGTGGTGGACCTGGACTCCACCAAGCTGACGCCGCCAACTGGGGGCTATGAGGAGATACCACCGCTACCTGAGCCAGAGGGCACCATCCTGAAGAACCACCTGAAGCAG GCTATGCTACTGATGGATGAAGCTGGACTTGGT GCACTCACTTCGATGACGGCCACCAACCAGGCGGTGTCCTCCCAGCAGCTCCTGCCATCCGTGCGGGATAGTCTTCAGGAGCCGCCCTTGCTGGG GGTCTCCCAAGTCCGGCTGCCACTGCAGACGCCTCCCCACTCGGCCCAGGCTAGCCAGAGGAACTCCGTGTCCGCCCAGGGCACCATCAGTTCTCGACAGCCCAGTCCGATGAATTCGCCGGCTCTGAATCCCTTCGTCTACGGAACGGATGTCGACTCCGTGGACGTAGCCACCCGAGTGGCCATGGTGCGGTTCTTCAACGCCCAGAACACACTGGCCAACTTTGCGGAGCACACGCGCACTCTGCGCCTCTATCCGCGTCCGGTGGTCGCCTTCCAGATCAACAGTTTCCTGCGGTCCAGGCCGAGGGCCTCCCAGTTCCTCAACCAGTTTGCCCGCACCCAGGCCGTGGAGTTCCTGGCGGAGTGGTCTCTGACCCCCACCAACGTGGCCTTCCTGCGGGTCCAAACCGGAGTGATGGACCCCATGCAGGTGGGTGACAAGCCCAAGTGGTTCGCCCACGCCCTGACCCCCATCCGGTTCTCGGTGTGGGACGACGGCAGCTCCCTCAACGGAGCTCTCCGCTCCCTGAAACAGCTAGAGTGCCAGCCCACGGATGAGAGTGGCTCCGACTCAGAGGGGGCGGACAGCAGCAGCTCCTCGTACAGCTCCCTGAGCGACTTCGTGTCGGAGATGGCCTCTTCGGACCTCTCACCCAGCCTCCACGACGTCTTCGGCTCCTACAACCGGCCGCACGTGGTGCCCCAAACCCTTTCCTCCAACCTGGATCCCGCCCTCGTTTACCATCCGCCCAGCAAGCTGCAGTACCCCGAAGGCATTCAGGACGCCGCGGCTAGCAAaaaagaggaggaggaggaggacgaacGGGCCGACTCACCAGTCTCCTCCTCGTCCAGTCGCTCGGACCTCAGCTCGCCCAGTTTCAATCGGGACTCGGAGTTCGACTTTCAGCCGAAGGGCAGCGCCCAGGCGGGAGTTCCTGGCCCGGGAGCCGGCGGAGGAGCTGGCTTCGAACTGGCCACACGGCTGGAGGCCACCATCAAGTTGGCCAGCGTGGAACAAGAGGCGGAGCCGGATACCAGAAGCTCCAAGGTGCCGCCGGGCAAGCTTCAGCGGCATCCCAGCGATTCGGAGCGACACGAAAAGAAGCTTCCG CCACCACTTACTCCGCCGATCAAGCAGCCGGGTGTCAGCAACATCCTGGCCAGGACGGGCAGCTCCGGATCCAGTTCCAGCAGTCCGGGTCGCCAGAGCTCACAGAGTTCGCTCTTCGAGAACTTTGCCTCCCACGCCAAGGAGCTGGTGAGAGAGACGACGCGCCAGAGCAGTCAGGAGGGTCTCCTGGCGCACGTGGACAAG CATGCGCAGGACGAAGATCTTGACGACAAAATGCGTCATACCTTCGAAAAG TTCACGCTCCACGCCAAAAAGGCAGCCGGCGAGGCCTCCAAGCAGGCCCTGGAGGTGTCCAAACAGGCAGCAGGGGTGAGCAAGAACACCCTGGAGGATCTCACCTACGTGGGAAAGTCCACCCTGGGCGATCTGACGAAGACGGCCAAGGAGGCGGCTACCAAGAAGGGCATCATCAAAATCGAGGATCACCATGGAGGGCCACCGTCTTCGCCGGTACCGGGGGGATCTGTGCCTCCGTTGAAGGCTCCTCCCGGATCCCAGCTGGCGACTCAGAAGCAGGTCCAGCAGAGCGGCGGCACCGGAGGCAACAACTTCTTCTCCTCCATAGGCAGTGACTTCAATGGGCTGgcctcctccacctccaccatGTTCTCCGGGATGTTTGGCAAAA AGAACCAGCAGAAGCAGGCTGCAGTGCCTCACAAAGCACCAGTGCCCTCCGCAAAGGCTAAGACCGGAGGTCTTAACTTTGATCCCTTCCCGGGCAGGAAGGGTTTGGTCGAGCGCACACCGCTGATCAAGCACTCGGGTCCGCGACAGACCCAGGAGGAGCTGACTCGGCAACAGAACCAGGAGCGCTCGCACAGCAACGCAGAGAACCAGGCTTTCCTGAAGGACGTCACTAACCAGGTCCTGGCCGGTGAGGGGGTGGGCTGGCTGAAGCTGAACCGCTTCAAAAAACTGATGGAGGACGAGTCCTACCGCACCCTGGTGCTCAGCAAGCTCAACAAGACACTGGACAAGAAGATAGCGCCCGACGACCACATCGATGACGTG TGCGTCACCAAGCCCATTTGGAAGGGAATGCTCAAGTGCGTCCAGGCCATAGCCGCTGGGTTGGACGTCACCTTCGGGAACTACGGCTTGGGCGGTATGGCATCCGTGTTCCAGCTGATGGAGGTAGCCCACACCCACTACTGGAGCAAGGAGATCAACGACGGCAGCGACATGTCCTCCAGTCTTCTCTCCAGCCACGCGGCAAGTCCCATGGGCAGTCGGGAGAACCTACGCTCCCCTAGCTCTCCCAACGGCTCCCATTCCGGGCTGGGGAGCGAGTGGGCTTCGCCCCAGGAGTCGCGCAAGAGCTCCACCCAGCTGCCGCCCTCAGGAGCTGGTGCTGGAGGCACTCCGGCCGCCAACCGGCGCTTGTCCTCGGCGGACAGCCAGGACGGCCAGTCCACGACGGAGATGTTCAAGGATATGCTGTCGCAGAAGAGAAGTGCCTTGAAGAACATGCTCACCTCCTTCGACTCGGAT ACAACCACGTCAAAGGACTCAAAGAAGAGTACCGGAAACCTGTGGTCAGGCAAGTCAACACTGAGCGCCGGCTTCCGGTATACGGGCGGACACCTGATCAACACCTCGTCTTCGCCTTCTCCGGACAGTCCCCGGGTGTACCTGTTCGAGGGGCTACTGGGCAAGGACCGCCTGAATCTGTGGAACCAGATGCAGTTCTGGGAGGACGCTTTCTTGGATGCAGTTAGCCAGGAACGTGACATGATTGGAATGGACCAG GGCCCAATTGAGATGATGGAACGGTACAAGTCCCTGAGCGAATCGGAACGCAAGAGGCTGGAGCACGACGAGGATCGCCTGCTCTCGACCATGCTGTACAACCTGACGGCCATCCTGGTGATGCTGAACGTCAGCAAGGACGAGATCCGGCGCAAGATCCGCCGACTGCTGGGCAAGAGCCACATAGGCCTGGTGTACTCGCAGGAGGTGCACAATGTGGTCGATCAAATCAACAATTTG AATGGCAACGACATTGACCTGAAGCCACTGGGCTCGCGGCTCCTTCACCGCCAGAGCTTCACCGTCCACCAGGGCACGGACGTGAACGGACCGCTCCGGTTCATGGAAGTGCGGGACGACGGCCTGGTGCTCCGCTCGGTGGACGGTACCATTGTGGAGCGCTGGTGGTACGAGCGGCTGGTCAACATGACGTACTCTCCGAAGACCAAGCTGCTCTGCCTGTGGCGCCGCAATGGGGGTCAGACCCAGTTGCACAAGTACTACACAAGGAAG TGCAAAGAGCTTTACAATTGCATAAAGGAGGCAATGGAGCGCGGTGGCACGCCCACCAATGTCCCCGAGCTGGGCGGCGAGTTTCCCGTCCAGGACATGAACACGGGCGAGGGCGGCCTGCTGCAGGTGTGCCTCGAGGGTGTCGGTTTGTTGTTCTCCAACAGCAAG GATTTCGAG TTCTTCGTTCGGCTGGACCACATCCGCAAGTGCTTCACCCAGAAGGGCGGTATCTTTGTGCTGGAGGAGTACA ATCCCAAAACGCGCAATCTCATCCAAAGGAAGTACCAGTCTAGCATG TCCGATCAGATTTGCTACTCGGTGCTGTGCGTCTTCTCCTACGTGGCGGCTGGCCAGGACCAGAAGAAGAACCCGGTGGTCATAACGCCCCAGATCCAGGACATCCACGcccagcagaagcagaagcatcagcagcagcagcagaagcagcagcccCATCCCTCGCCGCAATCTCATCCAGGACCTTCAGCCGCGTCTACCCCGCCCCCTGTCCAAGCCAAACCCAAGGCCCAAGGAGGTACCGGAGGCAACATCTCCATACGGCATACTGTGCCCATGCAGAAGCCCACCATCACCATGTCCACGGTGCAGCCGCAGGCCAGGATGCCCCTGCAAACAGTAGCTCCTCCCCCTGTGGCCGCCGCTGCGCCACCGCCGCCCGGAAAGCTGCCCCAGCTGCCGCCGCGAGTGCCCTCCCAACCATCGACCGAGAGCCTGGCCTCCATCAGCTCGCCGCCGCCCAAGCTCCGGACCGGACCCCCGCCAGCCATCCCACCCCGCACCGGAGCCATCGCCCGAAGCGGATCGGTGCCGGCAGCCTCCCGGGCCTTCGTCCGCCAGGCTTCCGCCAACTCGACGCCGCCGCAGTACACACCACAGCCGCCGCCGCCCTTCGTCATACCCAAGCGGCACGGAGGCGGCCTGGCCCGAGCCTCCACCTTGTCGGCG